The following are encoded in a window of Rosa chinensis cultivar Old Blush chromosome 4, RchiOBHm-V2, whole genome shotgun sequence genomic DNA:
- the LOC112198997 gene encoding LRR receptor-like serine/threonine-protein kinase EFR: MEKPKVLLYGVLLLQFLCSLHFAVSSANSNFTDQSALLAIQSKLTFDPTKTVLGGNWTTTTSFCNWIGVSCSKQRQRVTALNLSYMGLQGTIFPHVGNLSSLVSLDLRNNSFIGLLPHEISRLPRLRILVLQENELEGNIPPTLYQCRQLEIISLAANRLNGLIPKELGLLPRLQQLYLAKNSLMSGEIPSSLGNISTLKRLSLDQCGLTGSFPSALLNLSSLVAISLYDKNISGFLPIDICDNHWPNVQIFSVSYNKFSGLIPSWIHQCAQLVTLSLSYNSLVGSIPREIGSLQYLEELYLDGNNLTGTIPPTIGEIPSGGLFSNLTAKSFLANKGLCGRPDFGVPPCLSHNTQKSKTPLNRLTYILPVIASTIILPAVIYMLAKNQKRNAEIPRSDTNLMAEEHRFISYNDLCRATNDFCESNSLGVGGFGSMYKGILFDGTTVAIKVLNLQREGGL; this comes from the exons ATGGAAAAGCCAAAAGTTCTCCTTTATGGCGTTCTGTTGCTCCAGTTTTTATGCTCCCTTCACTTTGCTGTATCCTCAGCTAATTCCAACTTCACTGATCAATCCGCTCTCCTTGCCATACAATCTAAGCTCACTTTTGATCCAACCAAAACTGTCTTGGGTGGTAACTGGACCACTACAACAAGCTTTTGTAATTGGATTGGGGTCTCTTGTAGTAAACAGAGGCAAAGGGTCACAGCCCTGAATCTGTCGTATATGGGACTCCAAGGCACCATTTTCCCCCATGTTGGCAACCTCTCCTCCTTAGTCTCACTTGATCTTCGAAATAACAGCTTCATTGGGTTGCTGCCACATGAAATCAGTCGTCTACCTCGCTTGAGGATACTGGTACTTCAAGAAAACGAGCTGGAAGGAAATATCCCCCCAACTTTATATCAATGCCGACAGCTTGAAATCATATCCCTTGCAGCAAACAGGCTGAACGGTCTTATACCTAAAGAGTTGGGTCTCTTGCCCAGACTCCAGCAATTATACCTTGCGAAAAACAGTCTCATGTCTGGTGAGATTCCATCATCTTTGGGGAACATTTCAACACTAAAAAGATTGAGTTTGGACCAATGTGGCCTCACAGGTTCCTTCCCCTCTGCTCTGTTAAATCTATCTTCTCTAGTTGCTATTTCTCTATATGATAAGAACATTTCAGGATTTCTTCCCATTGATATTTGTGATAACCATTGGCCAAATGTTCAAATCTTTTCTGTTTCTTATAACAAATTCAGTGGTCTAATCCCATCATGGATACATCAATGTGCGCAGCTTGTGACCTTATCTTTGTCATACAATAGTCTTGTTGGGAGTATTCCTAGAGAAATTGGGAGTTTACAGTATCTTGAGGAGCTTTACCTTGATGGTAATAACCTAACTGGTaccatacctccaacaatag GAGAGATTCCTTCTGGGGGGCTTTTTTCCAACCTCACTGCCAAGTCATTTTTAGCCAACAAAGGCCTTTGTGGTAGACCAGATTTTGGAGTCCCGCCATGTTTGAGCCATAACACTCAGAAATCAAAGACACCACTGAACAGGCTCACGTATATTCTTCCGGTCATTGCGTCAACCATAATCCTCCCAGCTGTCATTTACATGTTGGCGAAGAATCAAAAAAGAAATGCAGAGATTCCACGTTCAGATACAAATTTAATGGCTGAAGAGCATAGATTTATATCATACAACGATCTCTGTCGTGCTACAAATGACTTCTGTGAAAGCAACTCGCTTGGAGTTGGAGGTTTTGGTTCAATGTACAAAGGGATACTATTTGATGGCACAACTGTTGCTATTAAAGTTCTAAATTTGCAAAGAGAGGGGGGCCTATAA